The region AGGCGCAAGGCAAACTTAGCCATGGGCAGCCTCCTGCGGCCACAACCCGCTCATCCATTGTCCCACCTGCGCGACGCTGGCCTCGCCCACGGCCACGGAGGGCGACATCGTCCCCTTCGCCATCACCAGCAGGCGGTCGCTGATCTCGAACAATTCATCGAGTTCCTCCGACACGACGAGCACGGCGCAGCCCGCATCGCGCAGCGCCAGCAACTCGGCGCGGATTTGCGCGGCCGCACCCACGTCCACGCCCCAGGTCGGCTGCGCCACCACCAGCACCGTGGGTGCGCGCAGGACTTCGCGCCCGACTATGTATTTCTGCAAGTTGCCGCCCGACAGGCTGCGCGCCAGCGCCTGCGGCCCGCCCGCCTTCACCTGGAAGCGCGCGATGATGGCGGCGGCGCGCTGGGCAATGACCTTGTGGCGCAGGAAGCCGTGGCGGATGGTGGCTGGCGTTTGCAAGCTCAGCAAGACGTTGTCGGCCAGCGACATGTCGGGCACGGCGCCCCTGCCCAGCCGCTCCTCCGGCACGAAACCCAAGCCCAGCGCGCGGCGCCGGCCCGGCGGCAACCGGCCCGCCGGCGTGCCGTTCAGGACGATGGTGTCGGCGCCGGCGCGCCTGTCCTCGCCCGACAGCGCGGCCAGCAATTCCTGCTGGCCATTGCCGGACACGCCGGCGATGCCGACGATCTCGCCTGCGCGCACGTTGAAATGGATATCCCTCAATTGCGTGGCGAATGGATGGCTCTTCGGCAAATGCAAATTCTTGACGCTTAGCATGGCCGCACCGGGCGTGCGCGCCACGCGCGTGATGGCGGGCGGCTCGGCGCCGATCATCATGCGCGACAGGCTGGCCGCCGATTCCAGCGACGGATCGCACACGCCCGCATTCTTGCCGGCACGCACCACCGTGCACGTATGGCACAGGGCACGGATCTCGTCGAGCTTGTGGCTGATGTAGAGGATACTGCACCCCTCGGCAGCCAGCTGGCGCAGGGTGGCAAACAGTTTTTCCACGGCGCCCGGCGTCAGCACGGACGTCGGTTCGTCGAGGATCAGCAGTTGCGGCCTGGCCAGCAAGGCGCGCACGATTTCCACGCGCTGGCATTCGCCGACGGACAAGGTGTGCACATGGCGCTGCGGTTCCAGTTCCAGCCCGTACTGGCGAGCCGTCGCCTCGATGCGCAGCGCCAGCTCCGCCATGTCGGTACCAGCAGGCAAACCGAGGGCGATGTTTTCCGTCACGGTCAAGGTATCGAACAGGGAGAAATGCTGGAACACCATGGCGATGCCGAGCGCGCGCGCGGCCGACGGGCTGGCGATATCGACTTCGCGCCCATTCCACAGGACGCGGCCGCCATCGGGCTGTACGGCGCCGTAGATGATTTTCATCAAGGTCGATTTGCCGGCGCCATTCTCGCCCAGCACGGCGTGGATTTGCCCGGGTGCGACGGTAAGATGGATGCCGTCATTGGCCACCACGGCCGGATAGCGCTTGCTGATACCGATGAGTTCCAGGCGTGCCGTCATTGTTGTTCTCGTGCCTCGCTGCCGTATATCGATGGGAGAGGAAAACCGGGCCGTGCATGTGTCTGACAGGTATCGTATCGGCATCCGCGGCGCTTTGGTGGATGGCGTGACGGCGCCCATTTCCATTTCCGCAAAAAAACAACACCTGTATACAATTTTGAAAAAAATTATCAGCTTTGCAGCACCCGCCTTGCCCCGCAAGGACGAGAAGGTGCGATGATTATATGCAGGAAATGATAGTAAGTATGCACATGATACATATCGTCCGGCGCCGCGCTGCTCGCATCATGGATTGAACGGCACGCCTTTTTTCCGCGTCGCCGCAAGGTGCGGGCACCCCGTCCCGCCATCGCGCAGCACCGTTTTCCCACACCGCCACCAGGAGCCGAAAGTGCCAAAAAACCTACCGTGTCTGTTGCTGTGCCTTGCCACGACCCTCGGCCCAGCGGCCGCCGTCCAGGCCGCCGAATGGAGCGATACCGCCCTCAGCTGGCGCGCCGGCAACGACTACCGCGAACCATTCAATCCCGATGACATCAAGAAAAACATCTTTGCCATCACGCATGCCAGCGGCTACAAATACGGCAGCAACTTCGTCAACCTGGACTTCCTGATTTCCGACAGCAAGGACCCTGGCGCGCTGGGCAAGACCTCGGGCGCGCAAGAGGCCTACCTGGTGTACCGCAACACCATCGACATCGGCAAGGTGCGCGGCAGCGACATCAAGTTCGGCCCCGTGCGCGGCGTCGGCGTCACCCTGGGCTTCGACGTCAACACCAAGAACGACGTCGGCTACAACTCGCGCAAGCGCATGCTGGTGGCGGGCCCGACCCTGATGTGGGACGTGCCCGGTTTCTTCAACACCAGCCTGCTGTTGCTGCGCGAAAGCAATGCCCCCAGCGGCGCCTTCCCGCCCATCTCGCAAGTGACGGGCCGCTACACGTACAAGACGCACGCGATGCTGACGGGCGCCTGGGCCATCCCGCTGTCGCCGCTGTTCTCGTTCGAAGGATTCTTTAACCTCATCGATTCAAAAGGCAAGGACGAGGTCGGTCGCGACACGGCGGTGGAAACGAATATCGACATGCAAGTGATGTACGACGTGGGCGCCGCCCTGGGCAGTGCCAAGAACACCTTCCGCGTGGGCCTCGAGTACCAGTACTGGAAAAACAAGTTCGGCAATTCGCCCGCCACCACGGGCAACACGGGGCAGACGGCGAAGACGCCGATGATACGCGCCGAGTACCATTTCTAGGAATCATAGTCACGCATCGACACCCACGCGCGCGCCTGATGCCAGCATGGCGCTTTCCGGCTGGCGGAGGGCGCGAGCGTGGAACAACTGCCGGCAAGTTCCCTGGATTCTATTTGTCCTTTCATTCGCACAACTTCCGCGAGATGCCATCGCCGACATCGCGCGCATCCGGCAAACCAGCATGGCGTTACCGCTCATGACGGCATGCAGCATTTCGCCCCCGATTTGACACGCCACGTTCGCTCCCCGATACTTGGCTCCAACCATAGCCAACTCCCCAAGCGCAGACTACCGGTGTAGCCGCCTGCGCCTGCACGAATGAACACTTCTTTGCCCACCGCCTCCTACATCGGCCGCTTCGCCCCCTCCCCCTCCGGCCCCCTGCACATGGGTTCGCTTGTTGCCGCCATGGCCAGTTATCTCGATGCCAAGGTGCATCGGGGCACGTGGCTGTTGCGCATCGAGGACCTGGACTATGACCGCAATGTCGAGGGCGCCGATCTCGGCATCCTGGCCAGCCTGCAGCGTTGCGGCATGCAGTGGGATGGCGAGGCGACGTGGCAGAGTAAGCGCTTGCCGCTGTACGAGGCGGCGCTCAAGCAGTTGCAGGATGATGGCCTCGTGTATGCGTGCGGCTGTTCGCGCAAGGAAATCCAGGATTCGGTGCTGCAAGCCGGTGCGCCGAAAAACGGCGCCGCCGTGTATCCGGGCACCTGCCGCCACGGCTTGGCGCCAGGCAAGGTAGCGCGCGCCATGCGCCTGCGCGTGCCAGAGGGGCCGCAAGCCGTGTATGGCTTTGTCGACCGTTGGCATGGTCCGCAGCAACAGGACCTGGCCGGCGAGGTGGGCGACTTCATCGTGCTGCGCGGCGACGGCTACTGGGCTTACCAGCTGGCCGTCGTGGTCGACGATGGCGCGCAAGGCATCACGCAGGTGGTGCGCGGCGCCGACTTGCTCGATTCCACGCCGCGCCAGCTCTACCTGCAGGATGTGCTGGGTCTGCCGCATCCGGGCTTCCTGCACGTGCCCGTCGTCACCAACGACAGCGGCGAAAAACTGTCGAAGCAGACGGGCGCCCTCGCCTTCGATACGGGCACGGGCACTGCCGGGCTGCTGGCGTCGGCGCTGCTGCCGGCCGCCCGCTTCCTCGGCCTCGACGTGCGCGCCGATAACGTGGATGCGTTTTGGCGGCAGGCCATTCCCGCCTGGGCCCAGCGGCTGGCGCAACTTCCCGCGCGCGCATAAAAAAACCCGCCGCGGCGAACCGGGCGGGTAGCAATGCAGGCGCCGGCACATGGCCGGCGCCTGGTATCGGGCAATTAGAAGTTGCCCTTGAATTGCACGCCAAACTGACGCGGCTCATTGATGAAGCCCGTGCGGTTGTTGAAGTCGATGGCGCCCGTGATACGCTGGGTGTCGGTGATGTTGCGGCCAAACGCAGCCACTTCATACTTGCCGGCATCCCAGGTGTAGCCCACGCGCAAGCCGCCTTCGACCATCGGCTTGCCGGTGAACTCGGTTGCCTCATACAGGAAGAAGTTGATCTTGCTGCGGTATGCCCAATCCGTGAAGACGAAGAACTCGCCGTTTTCCATCGGGATCGAATAACGGCCCGTGGCGGTGATCGTCCACTTCGGCGCTTGCGGCAATGGATTGCCGTCGATGATGGCCCGATTGCCCGTGGTGAGCGGATCGGTCACGGTGCAGCGCGTTTGGGCGCAGGTGGCGATCGACAGGCTCGGGTCCTTGATTTCCGTGAAGTTGTAGCTGCCGCCCAGCGACATCTTCAGGCTCGGCGTGACAAAACCTTCCAGTTCCAGTTCCGCGCCACGGCCATTCGTCTTGGCGGCATTGATCAGGCGCGTGATGTTCGACGTGCCGCCCACCACCGTCAGCTGCTGGTTCTTCACCTGGTAGTCGTACACGCTGAACGCGACGCGGGCGCGGCGGTTGAACAGGTCGGCCTTGATGCCGGCTTCAAACGAGGTGATGGTTTCCGCATCGGCCACGGTGACGGGCACGCTGGTGCTGGCCGGAGCGATACTTGGCGCGCGGAAACCGGAAGCGATACGGCCGTAGAAGTTCACGTCCTTGTTGTATTTATAGGTGCCGCTCAAGTCCCAGTTGACCTTGGCTTTGCTGACATCGGCGCTGGTCGGGTTGACTTGCACGATGTTGGTCGCTTCCACCGTGTTGAAATCCTTCTTGTCCTTGGTGTAGCGCAAACCGGCGCGCAGCATGAAGTCATCGTTGACGGCGTAGTTGACGGAACCAAACGTTGCCCAGGCCGAGTTCTTCTGGCGGCTGGCCAGGTGGGTGGTCAGCACATGCGTGTCGGTATTGAAGTTGTCGGTGAAACCATTGGCATCTTCGTTGAAGTAGTACACGCCTGCCTGCCAATTGAGCGGACCGGCATTCTTCGATTCGGCGCGGAATTCTTGCGAGTATTGCTTCACGCTCGTGATGCCGCCAGCCGTTTCAACCTGGAAAGGAATAAAGCCGGGGCCCGTCGGCGTGCCGCCATCGATGTCGCCATGCGACACGTAATTACCGACCTGCTCAAAGCCCGTGATCGAATACAGTTTGATACCATCCAGGTCCCAGCTCAGGCGGGCGCTGGCGCCGTTGGTGCGCAGGCGCTGGAAGTTCGGGGCATTCGTAAACGATTTGTTCGGATCGAAACCGTCGACGATATCG is a window of Janthinobacterium sp. 1_2014MBL_MicDiv DNA encoding:
- a CDS encoding outer envelope protein: MPKNLPCLLLCLATTLGPAAAVQAAEWSDTALSWRAGNDYREPFNPDDIKKNIFAITHASGYKYGSNFVNLDFLISDSKDPGALGKTSGAQEAYLVYRNTIDIGKVRGSDIKFGPVRGVGVTLGFDVNTKNDVGYNSRKRMLVAGPTLMWDVPGFFNTSLLLLRESNAPSGAFPPISQVTGRYTYKTHAMLTGAWAIPLSPLFSFEGFFNLIDSKGKDEVGRDTAVETNIDMQVMYDVGAALGSAKNTFRVGLEYQYWKNKFGNSPATTGNTGQTAKTPMIRAEYHF
- the gluQRS gene encoding tRNA glutamyl-Q(34) synthetase GluQRS gives rise to the protein MNTSLPTASYIGRFAPSPSGPLHMGSLVAAMASYLDAKVHRGTWLLRIEDLDYDRNVEGADLGILASLQRCGMQWDGEATWQSKRLPLYEAALKQLQDDGLVYACGCSRKEIQDSVLQAGAPKNGAAVYPGTCRHGLAPGKVARAMRLRVPEGPQAVYGFVDRWHGPQQQDLAGEVGDFIVLRGDGYWAYQLAVVVDDGAQGITQVVRGADLLDSTPRQLYLQDVLGLPHPGFLHVPVVTNDSGEKLSKQTGALAFDTGTGTAGLLASALLPAARFLGLDVRADNVDAFWRQAIPAWAQRLAQLPARA
- a CDS encoding ABC transporter ATP-binding protein; the encoded protein is MTARLELIGISKRYPAVVANDGIHLTVAPGQIHAVLGENGAGKSTLMKIIYGAVQPDGGRVLWNGREVDIASPSAARALGIAMVFQHFSLFDTLTVTENIALGLPAGTDMAELALRIEATARQYGLELEPQRHVHTLSVGECQRVEIVRALLARPQLLILDEPTSVLTPGAVEKLFATLRQLAAEGCSILYISHKLDEIRALCHTCTVVRAGKNAGVCDPSLESAASLSRMMIGAEPPAITRVARTPGAAMLSVKNLHLPKSHPFATQLRDIHFNVRAGEIVGIAGVSGNGQQELLAALSGEDRRAGADTIVLNGTPAGRLPPGRRRALGLGFVPEERLGRGAVPDMSLADNVLLSLQTPATIRHGFLRHKVIAQRAAAIIARFQVKAGGPQALARSLSGGNLQKYIVGREVLRAPTVLVVAQPTWGVDVGAAAQIRAELLALRDAGCAVLVVSEELDELFEISDRLLVMAKGTMSPSVAVGEASVAQVGQWMSGLWPQEAAHG
- a CDS encoding TonB-dependent receptor codes for the protein MIKMSKMHKRLCAKSAAMLALSAALPIGTAYADEAAADTTPAASQLETVTVTAQRRKENIRDVPVSVSLLRDEKLDVLVSSGQDIRVLAGKVPSLNVESSNGRTFPRFYIRGYGNTDFNIFASQPVSLIYDDVVQENPILKGYPIFDVAGVEVLRGPQGTLFGRNTPAGVVKFESVKPNLDKVEGYYNVSTATHNTSNFDGAVNVPLSKEWALRFSTLRQHRDDYVDNTFTGKKNALDGYNEHAERVQLLYAPNTTFNALFNVHQRNTTGSARVFYANMIKQGTNDIVDGFDPNKSFTNAPNFQRLRTNGASARLSWDLDGIKLYSITGFEQVGNYVSHGDIDGGTPTGPGFIPFQVETAGGITSVKQYSQEFRAESKNAGPLNWQAGVYYFNEDANGFTDNFNTDTHVLTTHLASRQKNSAWATFGSVNYAVNDDFMLRAGLRYTKDKKDFNTVEATNIVQVNPTSADVSKAKVNWDLSGTYKYNKDVNFYGRIASGFRAPSIAPASTSVPVTVADAETITSFEAGIKADLFNRRARVAFSVYDYQVKNQQLTVVGGTSNITRLINAAKTNGRGAELELEGFVTPSLKMSLGGSYNFTEIKDPSLSIATCAQTRCTVTDPLTTGNRAIIDGNPLPQAPKWTITATGRYSIPMENGEFFVFTDWAYRSKINFFLYEATEFTGKPMVEGGLRVGYTWDAGKYEVAAFGRNITDTQRITGAIDFNNRTGFINEPRQFGVQFKGNF